From one Lineus longissimus chromosome 3, tnLinLong1.2, whole genome shotgun sequence genomic stretch:
- the LOC135485746 gene encoding uncharacterized protein LOC135485746: MKHSTLPWSIFIGVILQPPLVLCTIAIPPGYTWRQGDCGGNDITSFSTKDVYLCSYLCNKYPSCVCFQLNTHSSKCFLKRRSCTSTAFYGSSANMLDKTDSAMRNVPYKKSTTRPSKGTLLKTVSTRSSLSCSVACVDNTSCNAYAYDDATKMCYLIDTLKSTLTLRATGDADVFIIG; encoded by the exons ATGAAACATTCAACACTTCCTTGGTCTATCTTCATCGGAGTTATCCTACAGCCTCCTCTTGTACTGTGTACAATCG CCATTCCGCCCGGGTATACATGGAGACAGGGCGACTGTGGCGGAAACGACATCACATCCTTCTCCACCAAAGACGTGTATCTATGTAGTTACTTATGTAACAAGTACCCAAGCTGTGTCTGCTTCCAGTTGAACACCCACTCTTCGAAATGCTTCTTAAAACGGAGGTCCTGCACGTCCACAGCATTTTACGGGTCCTCTGCTAATATGCTGGATAAAACGG ACTCTGCCATGAGGAATGTTCCATATAAAAAGTCGACGACAAGACCAAGCAAAGGAACACTGTTAAAGACAGTATCGACGAGGAGTTCTTTATCTTGTAGTGTAGCTTGCGTAGATAACACGAGTTGTAATGCGTACGCCTACGATGATGCCACAAAGATGTGTTATCTAATCGACACCCTGAAAAGTACATTGACGCTCCGGGCCACCGGTGACGCTGACGTTTTTATAATAGGATGA
- the LOC135485675 gene encoding uncharacterized protein LOC135485675 produces MSLEVNAMRSYGMTPSCLKAGTLVVLIIAGVLVGLVWWKPSCPSHTLLTTGRERLPHTKLATKLKYPRVFPVLRCTAQQRRTDHDGICDFLRDYRLQESNRQALLELLDYFMKLATKHGWKYYLSEGSLLGSWRHHGMIPYDIDIDLYVDIRHRDEITAAIDKENDYKLKTDARGIAHVYSESKAAQHVLKGTSGRWKWPFIDLLYFTDNGTHVNSLSYPDRQRQKTDVFPLHNRPFEAFDVPSPHDPVKFVISEYMYGHPKLSDCRAIGGVSYKCDQLKNVVPFVHREFKNELMVETLKLGDKVIQVKAVKEAESNLPKSPYTLETVKPKEAPLFKPDMIDAAMTIRMPIVKGQL; encoded by the exons ATGTCTCTAGAAGTCAACGCGATGCGAAG CTATGGCATGACACCTTCCTGCCTCAAGGCTGGCACGCTTGTGGTGCTTATCATTGCCGGAGTTCTGGTCGGTCTAGTGTGGTGGAAGCCATCTTGTCCTTCCCATACCCTCCTCACAACTGGGCGAG AGCGATTGCCGCACACCAAGCTGGCGACCAAACTCAAATATCCACGTGTCTTCCCAGTTCTGAGGTGCACCGCGCAACAGCGACGTACGGACCATGATGGAATCTGTGACTTCTTAAGAGATTATCGCTTGCAGGAAAGTAATCGGCAAGCGCTTCTAGAACTGTTAGACTACTTTATGAAGCTAGCAACGAAGCATGGATGGAAGTACTATCTCAGTGAAGGGTCTTTGCTTGGCTCCTGGCGACACCATGGGATGATCCCATATGATATTGACATAGATCTGTATGTAGACATCCGCCATCGGGACGAGATCACTGCAGCCATTGATAAAGAAAACGACTACAAGCTCAAGACAGATGCGCGTGGTATTGCCCATGTTTATTCCGAATCGAAAGCAGCCCAACATGTTCTGAAAGGAACGTCCGGCAGATGGAAATGGCCATTTATAGATCTGCTGTACTTCACAGATAATGGGACTCATGTTAATTCTCTCAGCTACCCGGACAGACAGAGACAGAAGACGGACGTGTTTCCTCTTCATAACAGACCGTTTGAAGCGTTTGACGTACCCTCGCCGCATGACCCCGTTAAGTTCGTCATCTCCGAGTACATGTACGGCCATCCTAAGCTGTCCGACTGCCGCGCCATTGGAGGGGTATCTTACAAATGTGACCAACTGAAAAATGTCGTACCATTCGTTCATCGAGAATTTAAAAATGAACTCATGGTAGAAACATTAAAACTCGGCGATAAGGTCATTCAAGTGAAGGCTGTCAAAGAGGCTGAGTCCAATTTACCCAAGAGCCCGTATACTCTTGAGACTGTTAAGCCTAAAGAGGCTCCATTGTTCAAACCAGACATGATAGATGCAGCAATGACTATACGCATGCCTATTGTGAAAGGACAACTATAA